The genomic window ATTTCATCTCCATTTGACCTCAACGAGATGTGTTTTAACAGGAACCTGCATCAACAACACGTCCGTCATGATGTTTAAGAAGGGCAGCTTCGAGATCGGAGGGACCATCTACCCCGTCGCCATCAAGGTAACGGCTGTTTAACCCCGTTGTCTTCCATTCAACTTGTTGTCCTCCCgtgtcaaaactgaaaatctctctctctctctctctctctctctctctctctctctctctctctctctctctctctctctctctctctctctctctctctctctctctctctctctctctctctctctctctctctctctctctccccagtACGACGCTCGCTTCGGCGACGCCTTTTGGAACAGCGGTAAATACAACATGGTGAGTTACCTGCTGAGGATGATGACCAGCTGGGCCATCGTGGTCAACGTGTGGTACCTCCCCCCCATGACCCGCCAGGTACTCAAACACCTGAAACACATGACACACTtgaaacacatcaaacacatgAAACACCTGAAGCACGTGACACCTGAAACACATAACATACCTGAAACACATGACACACCTGAAACACATAACACACCTGAAACACATGACACACCTGAAACACATGACACACCTGAAACACATAACATACCTGAAACACATGACACACCTGAAACACATAACACACCTGAAACACATAACACACCTGAAACACATGACACACTTGAAACACATCAAACAGATGAAACACCTGAAGCACGTGACACctgaaacacataaaacacctgTACCTGAGGCTGCTGATTCCCTATAACACACCTGTACCTGAGGCTGCTGATTCCCTATAA from Etheostoma cragini isolate CJK2018 unplaced genomic scaffold, CSU_Ecrag_1.0 ScbMSFa_174, whole genome shotgun sequence includes these protein-coding regions:
- the LOC117940120 gene encoding glycerol-3-phosphate acyltransferase 3-like, which produces CFACRITLATIGLSWLVIGTVLVGFLPESSVKNWLSELVHLTCYRICARGLSATIVYHNRENKPQKGGICVANHTTPIDVVILSNDGCYAMVGQIHGGLMGVLQRSMVRACPHVWFERSEMKDRHAVASRLRAHVAAKTKLPILIFPEGTCINNTSVMMFKKGSFEIGGTIYPVAIKYDARFGDAFWNSGKYNMVSYLLRMMTSWAIVVNVWYLPPMTRQVLKHLKHMTHLKHIKHMKHLKHVTPETHNIPETHDTPETHNTPETHDTPETHDTPETHNIPETHDTPETHNTPETHNTPETHDTLETHQTDETPEARDT